The sequence below is a genomic window from Melopsittacus undulatus isolate bMelUnd1 chromosome W unlocalized genomic scaffold, bMelUnd1.mat.Z SUPER_W_unloc_2, whole genome shotgun sequence.
gcaaattgtaggaaggagaaaatagaaatcaaattgatACAACTGGGAAGGAAGCTACCCAGGacagtactggcaaataaattttcctgagttaccgagaacaggttaccaatatttgttggtgttaacggaaactttttcagggtggccagaagcattcccttgtagaataaataatgtaagacaagtaattggaacatcgttatatgatataccttgttttggagtaccagaggcaatttcttccgaccgaggctcgcactttagagcaaaatagttacaagaaactagcaaaaattagaagctgattggcaactacatgtaccatacaggccccaggtcagtgggcaagtagaaaagatggttcatctgatcaaaacatcagactggtaaaatatgtcaggaaataaattaatattggtaccaagccttaccactggctctattaaggccttgaactaaacctcggtcgaaagaaaaggctagaccatgtaaaattttatatggaagaccatatggggtccaacagggagtgcctctccaagtgggagaagaaaaccatgtggctggaactcgaagcagaggactggagagtccagtacataatatacaacctggagattatgtatacataaaatctttcagaccacagaggaagaagatctcgaaccaaggtagaaggggccgttccaagtattactcacaactttcactactatcaaaattagagaacaaagcgtctggattcaaaaaggctccaaaagctccctggaaaatcacatcgagCGGTAATAACAGACAAATTTGTGAAAGATAGAGTGATCCATGAGTGTTAACACAATGTTGCAATTGtattcagaatataaatccaggTATCACTTACTACCTGAATGAGATAAGGGcagtacaagtgctgcacatactacatgaagcttggcctaaTTAGGTGTATACCCGACTGCTAGTGTCCGTTTGGTGTACACCCACAAGAGGCAACgggcatcctgtggtttacagtcacaggggacagtgagcatcttgtggtttgggtccgcaagacacagtggatgtcttgtacaaaaggttttacgcacgagaggcagcgggcgtcctgtggtttacagacacagggggcagtgggcatcttgtggtttgggtaaaggtgtaaaacaagaggcagtgggcatcctatggtttacaatcacaggaggcagtgggcatcttgtggttagggtcctgcaagacaccgtgggtgtcttgtacaaaaaggttttaggtgtaaaacaagaggcagcgggcgtcctatggtttacaatcacaggaggcagtgggcatcttgtagttagggtcctgcaagacacagtgggtgtcttgtagaaaaagttttggtttttaggcagcaggcatctggtggtttgagtcctgcaagatacagtgggtgtcttgtagaaaaggttttgaggatttcaaaggtatgtgctgcataaatgtaatctgaccattctgaatcaatccatgctaagctgggaaaactgcaggagaatatgcaaaagcttaaaattgttggaagtggattggatgaggagttactggatggttcagagatatacttaaccaagttcttctccaggtataattttatcaaaatcacttcataaatcaatagaaggaacacggataggtctgtcataaataatagagtaaaagtaaccaatgtacaggggggtaatacagagaaattgtacaagggagttaaaggaattcctttgcttaaacaaaagtattgtctgtcctaagtacctgccattgccaccttgccaaggcattgattactgctggaggggaagaagcagatgctagttctgctgacaaaagcagatgaaaggtcctgctgataagccggggagaagcagactgggcgatcaagccttaagaccatgacaaaaacacagatgtttgttcctattgataagcggcaggagaagcagactgggcgccaactaaccctaagtccatgtctgaagattaaaaggtgtaaaggttaagaagaggaagactcatttacttcatcttgaagacccctgcccacaggaggaagactcatttacttcatcctgagacccctgcccatgatcagaaggggcactgcgcaagtgcaaaggaccttccggctcattataatacgaagcggggatagataataaatatgtataggcggattgagcaacctcatgtctatgtataccttaagagaataagtgtaaagggacaacaaccctgaggtgtgcatgctttggaggagccatccccatgcacctcagcgctgaataaaagcatacctactttacaactttaactagttgtggagtctatccgcgcatcactAGCAGGTGGCTTCATGTGGAAGACAAAGCGATGGATgaggtgtggagacagtgttctcacaggagaatggatatttggtacatgagctctgaataactccaagggatgcagcaaggccgtgagaggcacgaggaagcctaaacaagcaagataagaagctgtaattcactgagttatgagaactgtggactgttggcaagcgttcgaggtcaagttctcacacctgtgcttaaccaattatatgttagtcactaagggtcctcaagacaagtatccaatcatgatatgccaaattgctgtaagtgtgtgtaagcaatagtatataaggagataatgctttgcaataaatgtcttttggtctgatcacattgatctctgactgagtccattccgcggcaatGAGGTCCTCTAGGAGGGACCACAGGAACATCCCCAGGAGGAAGATGAAGGGGAAGTAGTATTTGTGGATGGGGACAGAGTACTCTATACAATGAGACATGCAGCAGTTATCAGGGCGGCCAATATGTGGGTGATCTTCTCCACTGCCATCCTCCCATCCTCATCTGGATGAAGCTTggctctccctccctctcacCTCTCATCCACCTCCTGCCCAGAGCTTCCCCAGGGAGCTCCTCAAGCACCACTCCAAACCACATCTTCCTTTGATTCCCATTAATTTATACTCTTTATGGAAAGAGTCAGCTTTTCGCTGCTACAAGAAGCCAGCAAGGGGGGTCCCCTACATCCCAGATGGCAATGGAGGCTTGGATGTGCACTGCAGGGGCAACCCTGTTTGAACAAAGCTGCTTCACCCATCAGAATAAGGCAGGAAGGATCTCACCTGTGTAGGCAGCGCTCATGACAGTTAAATagtgctgcaggtgctgggtttttattattttaggggaaaaaaaataacaggtttGTTGGGCACTTTCCCCCCATAGAGCATTGTTCAGCCACCTCCTCCTTTCAGGTCTGGCTGCCAACCCTGCATTATTGCTAGAAGAATACAGCTTTCCCCTAAACATGTTCATATTTGGGACAAAAGAACAAActcaaagccaaaacaaaaccaccaaaccctTGGCAGCAAGGTGCAGAAtgccataaaaaaataaaaaaacaaataaaacaaaataacccccccacccaaacaaacaaaaaacaccaaacaacaaaaacaatacaaacaaactcacaaaaaaacccaaacaagcaaaccaaaacacaaccaccccaccctccccccagaaaataaacaaaaccaaacacaaaagacccaacaaaaccccaggGAACCCAGCAAAAGTAAAAAGGACAATGAACAACAAAGATGACAGCCTGCCCATCACACTTGTTATTCCCAAGGGAGCAGACAGTGGGAGATTCAAGGGCAAGCGcttcaggcaaaaaaaaaacccacactgtGCAATGCCAGCAGCACTGCGAGCTGCATTTATTTACCCACCATGCCAGCATCCAGCTGTAGCCCAGGGTGGGTGTCAGCAGGGTTGGCACACAACACAGTACCCATATGGCTTAGGTTTGgggatggaaggaagggagggaggcaaGACGGAGCAGGCTGCATTCTCCATGCCTCTATCAATGCCATTTGCAGGGTCAGAACGGTGTGGGTGAGaggaggggatggaggtggaTGAGTTCAGGCTTTAAAGCAGTGCAGGTGGCTTTGTGCAGGGGACATGCCAGTGGCCATGGGTCAGGGGGTCACCTGCTGCTTGTGCATGTGGCTCATAGTGAGCATGCACAGGAGGGATGAGGAAGGGATGCAGAGGTCTTCCCTCCACCTAGGGTTGTCCCCTGGACCCAAAGTGGGAGCAGTGAGTGAGCCCaaaggctttgctgctgctcataCCTGTGGTGAAGGATGAGAAGAGACTGGTGTTGCCCTGGGCAAGGGAGGTAAAGCTGACCCAATTGAGATAGAGCACCATGGGAGCCCACACCATGAACACCACATACCTACGAGGTAGAGGGAGATGTAAGAAGAAGAATCCCATGGGGTGGCAAGCTGTCCCTCCCTCCCCATAGAGGTACTGGAACAGACCCCAGAGGCTCACCATGCTGTCTTGGAAAGGGACTCAAGGAAATCCAAGTAGAAGAGGTGGATGGGATGATCGATGGGCTGGTGcactgtgggaattcttaaagagccaaggtcacgtagtgagcgatcccaatatcctgagccttattactgtaaagtaagaagattcttggcaggcatgAGCAAGGTCAGctgtcttgttaggcctctgtaattttccattgaaaacatgcagagaatgatctctgccaagggtgtagtttcccactgtatttttagagtaaggtatttaatcacaattataacaagctgtaaacattagctctgtaaacaaTAGTAACCTCTGGACTGACCAATTAGAACTCAGTATGTGTTACATAAGGGAGTTACATAAGGGTGTTATATAAGGGAGTAAGAGTATAAGAAGAGAattgtatctaataaagtttggcaatcattcgatcacattgatcatctctgcgttgtccgggactcctgtGTCGACAAGTGGCGCCCGAACAAGGGACCCTCAGATCGGTAACATTCTCAGAGGGTATGAAATCCGATCGGGAACGAGGGGGTAGGAGCCGGCTGAAATCGGCACTGCCCCGGCGCTGTGGAAGTCAGCTAGCTGCAAAGTTGGGATCTCACCCTGATCAGGTGAGCggacagggaggagatggggcactCGCTATCCAAAGATGAGCAGGCAGTAATGAAGCTCCTccaacattttctctctaagaGAGGACTAGAATACGGTAGTGCCACCTTagaaaggctgttaaaatggtccTGAGACCGTGgtcttctgctcactgtgcaggcagcatttgaagtttctgaatgggaaCGTATAGGACAGACGTTGTGAGACAAGATCAGTAATGGGAACGTACTCGGAGGTAGAAACCTCAGAATGGAGCCTGTGCTAAAAAGATTGTcgctctggagtaaggagttaattgtgggagtcggagaagcttttaatctcgagacttgggagaaaattactaaggaagaagcctctgatttatggatgttttcagtccttcttaaggtgaagggagaaACCTTTAAAGAGgcagacttaaagttaatgctgaAGTGGTTGAAGATGCATTACCCAGAGATCGATGAGTCTACCggacttgagatctctttgtggaatgaggcaggagttaaactgtgggaCACAGTCACAGAAGGCAATGAcgctgtgaaaagtttgttagtcatttggagaactgttttagagatgttaaagtcaaaaaatgagatcatgcaGACCCGCACGCCCCCCCTCCTTGAACCTCTGTTGGTTGCCGCTGTggcagcgaagactgaggacggggatgaagacgatcctttcgacccaggtcctattgaccccgagaaggagcctgtgcacgttcatcagtttgctgttgctgctcctgagattctgacgcctgataatgccgatgctgacctggatggtgcttttgacctggagcctattcatccagaaaagaagcctgatttatatcccccagatcctcctgataaatgggcagctgtaaagggagaagcgagacgggtgggggatgcagatgtattgcacggtttcccgtggtgtgtgtgcttcccacccaaaatgggaaggtctcttgtatgctcttatcaggggtatcgggcagaatgtgtcagaccgtggagttgggaccccatatacaactcctgTGATGCAGTCTGTCTGTGATACTcgtgtactagaagttggtaaacataagtatgtccatgtttctatcaacccttgcaAACCTTTagagatattgctggcaacttcttccaacataggctggccacctgtgtcggaatgagtgtgcattttggtcagtataaaagcccaagcctcatgcgatgtgagggaggcagagcctctgcaggggcgcccgctaaggttgagcctgccgtctcgcactgcgatgatgcttctcggagctggttttctgatagtcttcacaaggtccttgtgccacgtcctgtatgtgggactgtgtagagggagtaatgattatctggattttgtgtttcaaatactgtagttgtgtggagtgtgcttgtgggatcccaagcgtgtgtgtatgtgtgtgatgagggcagacagtgttctgtatatttttttgttgtcgggttcatgtaaaagtttttagcCATCACCTAAGCAGTTAATTTCTGCAGgtatttcacattttgtttgcatcagaatgcttctgctttaaggaatcacagGTTGGATTAAAGATTAATAAAGGTGTTTTAATGTTACTAACATTTTTAATCCTACTTTTAATGATTATTCCTTGTATCTTACAATGTATACAATGTATtatagaaaaagctgtaaagggtaTCTGGATTGCTCAAAAACAAGAAGGGTGTTTTGTGGTAATTCTTAAAGAGtcaaggccacgtagtgagcaatcccaataccctgagccttattactgtaaagtaagaagattcttggcaggcataagcaaggtcaattgtcttgttaggcctctgtaattttccactgagaacgtgcagagaatgatctctgccaaggttgtagtttcccactgtatttttagagtaaggcATTTAATCACAAgtataacaagttgtaaacattagctctgtaaaaaATAGTAACCTttagactaaccaattagagctcagtatccaaggctgttacataagggagtaagggtataagaagagcactgtatctaataaagtttggcaatcgcttgatcacattgatcatctcTGCGTTGTCCAGGACTCCTGCGTTGACAGTGCACCCACTCTTCATACTTCTCCCCTAGGTAGCCCACCTGCCACAGCAAGGGCTTCTGCCAGTCCaccaggtcctgaaggagcagACACTGTTTGTACCTGCACACTACCCTGGGCACAGAGCTGTGGGAATGGGGCTGCAAAGCCCTTCCCATGCCCCATAagcagctgcttctttctccaagCAGCCCAGAGCTCCCTGTAAGCACTAGCATGGGGCAAACAAGCAGAGCCAGACACACATCAGCTCCATCTGCACACAAATGTGGGGCTGAGCTCACCTCTGTGACACTGGGTACCTGCCAGCAGTTCAAGGTAAAGGTGGCTGTACCCAGTCCTGGCTCAGCATCAGGCCCAGATAACAGAAGCTCTCCCTGCTGAGAACTGCCAAGTTTAGATAGCAAGCAGTGATGTTCTCTGCTCACCAGCCATGCCAGTGAGCTGCAGGTAGGATGTGGAGCCCATCTCCATGGTATTGCCCTGACCAAGGGCTTTTCTCCTTGTGGAGAGGACACACTGGGTGACCACAGCCATTTGAGTGCTCCAGCAGCaaggagcaaagcagaaagggatggggagcagggatACAGGATGGGAATACAAACACCAGTTATACTCCCATACATAACTGCATTCAGATGGCTGCAAGAGCAAGAAGGGACCCATGCAGGTGCACATGTCTGCATGGAACAAAAATAGAGAAACACAACCGGCAGCACCACCTCTGCTATTGCTCAGCATCCCCATGCATGTCTTCTGCTGGCCCAGCCAGATATGGTGGTTTCTTGGTCCCACCCCTGCCCTGGGACAGAAACTATACTCACCCCGCTAAGCCTCAGGCCTGGCATCTCTCCATCGTCCAGCCTGTGTTGTGTGGCACGGGTGCAGCATCAGCACCCAGGGCTGTGCCACTGGTCATTTGGCAGCAGTGGTAGGGGGGTGGCTCAGGATAAAGAGCCAAGGTGGCCATGGGCATTTTTGGGactctgctgcaggcagggatggatgTGATCACCTAGGAGGGGAAACAACCCCAGCCCACAGTGGGTGCATGGGATAGGGATAAAGATGGAGACACCCTTCTTCAGGGAGGTAGAGGaaaaaatcagagcaaaaaGGTCACTTTGGGGTGATTTTAAAGGCAGTCAGCaagtgaaatataaaaatgGGGGAAGGTGAAAGGTGTTCACTTGCTCAAAATGAAACCACCTTTTGCAAGATAAAAGGACACTCACTGAGGAGCATGCAAGGCACAGCAGTCAGATAGTGCCATAGAAGTCAGGAACATTCAAAGGCACCTTGGGGACAAATCCTCACCCCTGTGGTGTGTTCAGATTGGagctggcagagcagggagcacTCTGCACACATGGGGATCACCCTGTCTGGGCCAGGGGTTCCCTTAGCACTcaattaaggggaaaaaaaaaccaacaaaccccaaacataaCAAAGTGGGGAAAAAGCAATAACTAAAGCAAGGTGTGGCTTGGCAGCATGTCCTGCTTCAAGGGCACAGCCACTGTCAAAGAAAACCATCTCCTCCCATGCCACCGCAGCAGGagcctcccagcacagccacgCCTGGGCAATAAAGTGGGAGTAATGCCATCTGTGCTGGGAGAAAGGGCAGAAGCAGCCAGAATGGCCCAGCTTCCTCTTGGCATCCCTCCCATCCCAGGGGTCAGCAGACAGCCAGCGTTCCTACAGGGGAGAGGAGAGCTGGTCTCCCCCAGGAGCACTCTGGCAGACCCCCAGATCTCATCTCCACATCCACTGTTTTATCAAGAGGATCCATCTGTGCTGGGGTCTTGGCTGCAGCATCTGCCACCTGCTCATCCACTGGCTCAGCAGCGCtctggaaagggaaggaaaaccgCATGGTGAAGCACCAGTGACAGATGTGGTTGGGGACAGTGATGGCCGTGCCATCCAGGGTCACAGGCACAGTGAGATCATGACTGCCTGCTAAATGAATAAGGGGGAAAAGTCTAATGAATTTAAATCACTACCTGCAGAGCAGGTTCCCAAGGGATGTGGCCACCAGCTACCCCTGAATTGAATATCAAGCATCACATGCTCAGGTCTTTTTGGAATCTCTCCCCAAGCCCAGCTGTCAGAGCACCCCACCATGATGCTGAGAGGGCACCTGGTTCTGGTGCTTCAGGGGGGCATCACTGGGCTAGTATGGTCCTACCGCCAGGGCTGGCCAAGAAACAGGAGAAACCTGCCTTGTGTGAAGCTTGAAAACAAATCTGTCACCAGCTGCTGGCAGTGGCCTCCTTCTCACAGCCCTGCCAGCTCCGGCACTGGCCTTGCTGCTGGCATGGAGCTAGGTGACGGCACAGCATGCCTGTGCAAGCCTAGCACCTGCCGTGCCCTATAGCACCAGCAGCGTCCTGGCTCCCTGGGCAGGA
It includes:
- the LOC117438210 gene encoding fatty acid 2-hydroxylase-like; translated protein: MYIKAHQKVSLMQEEENKLVDREAKEAAKEEVIIEGVLISDGNIPLEGSHDLTVPVTLDGTAITVPNHICHWCFTMRFSFPFQSAAEPVDEQVADAAAKTPAQMDPLDKTVDVEQDLVDWQKPLLWQVGYLGEKYEEWVHLHQPIDHPIHLFYLDFLESLSKTAWYVVFMVWAPMVLYLNWVSFTSLAQGNTSLFSSFTTEYSVPIHKYYFPFIFLLGMFLWSLLEHLIHRFVFHMKPPASDANYYLITLHFLLPGQHHKSPFNSSHLVFPPVPALLVIGFFYGILQLLLPEELGLSVFAGGLCGYIIYDMMHYYLHYGSPKKGIYLYGLKAYHVKHHFEHQKSGFGITTHFWDHPFRMLILEETFEED